Proteins from a single region of Butyrivibrio fibrisolvens:
- the rnpA gene encoding ribonuclease P protein component — MKSLRKSHEFKNVYNNGRSIADRYLVLYVWENKTQDSYLGISCSKKIGNSVVRHHFARLIREIVRLHEQMFNSGLNIVVVARSASKDADYHTLEDSFLKLMARAHLMQNSEQV, encoded by the coding sequence ATGAAATCACTTAGAAAATCACACGAATTTAAAAACGTATATAACAATGGAAGATCAATAGCAGATAGGTATCTGGTCCTGTATGTGTGGGAAAATAAGACGCAGGATAGCTATCTTGGTATTTCCTGTTCTAAAAAGATCGGAAACAGTGTTGTAAGACATCATTTTGCAAGACTGATCCGTGAGATCGTGAGGCTACATGAACAGATGTTTAATAGTGGTTTAAACATCGTAGTCGTTGCCAGATCAGCAAGTAAAGATGCTGATTATCACACGCTTGAGGATTCTTTTCTTAAGCTGATGGCAAGAGCTCACTTAATGCAAAATAGTGAGCAGGTCTGA
- the yidD gene encoding membrane protein insertion efficiency factor YidD — MKKLFIILIRFYRKYISPFKSTKCPYIPTCSEYALEAVTKYGAFKGGLLSLWRILRCNPFSSGGYDPVP; from the coding sequence ATGAAAAAACTATTTATTATTCTTATCAGGTTTTACCGGAAATATATCTCGCCTTTTAAGAGCACTAAATGTCCATATATTCCGACATGCTCAGAATATGCTCTTGAGGCGGTTACTAAATACGGCGCTTTTAAGGGAGGATTGCTTTCTTTATGGAGAATACTAAGATGCAATCCGTTTTCAAGCGGCGGGTATGATCCGGTCCCCTGA